Within the Erigeron canadensis isolate Cc75 chromosome 6, C_canadensis_v1, whole genome shotgun sequence genome, the region AAAGTACATTTACAAAAGGTCTTAATTTATGTGTAATAACTTAGAAAAATATTTATGTGTACTAAATAATTACTAGGTGGTTTAATAGATGTATCAATTAAAGTGATAACACTCAGCTCCCTTAtataaagggaaatgataaatgtatcacaattttttatttatgtaccataatgtacaagttttataaTTGGCTGTACAAGTCATTAATGCATACTGGTAGTACATATATCAAATCTTATAGTATAGATATCACCTCCTTATATAAAAGGTCTTTAACTATAAATCTTTTCCGAACTACAGAAGTAGCGAAATGAAATGAAACCATGCTTAATGGTTGAGCGAATTTACAAGTAGTCTGGCAAGTAGACCAAGTTGTTACTATTTTTTATGTTCTTGGTCTAAAGATAATATTAATCAAGTTATTAGTAGTATAATTGTATGGTCAATCAAGCTCAAACATATAAGACATAATTTGTCTTAGATAATATTTGAGccattttaaaatctttatttattgACGAATATATGTTTGTTTCTGGTTGatcttttgtgtttttcatataaACAATTGCTCAATTGTCTGCCTTGAAAATATCATATGACTAGTATCGTCACCAATGGTTGATTCGCTATGAACGGCAGGTCCAATCTCTTTTGATTTTGCCTACACGAATATGAtgtttaattgttaaaaattaTCGTCGATGACAATTTAAGTACTTACATTGTAAATTCAGATATCATCTAACTTAATttattcaatcttttttttttaagtgctTGTTTCATTTGGAGTATTTTACATTAGAGTCTAGCTagtgttatatatgtttgtaagtCTGGTTTGGTGTCAAGGGCAGAGTATGTGAATGGTACGCTTGGTCGTGAGTCATGAGTCAATTCTCCAAAATGAAGGTTGTATATTTCACCCTTATGttattatatgttaattttGCCATTTTAGTTCACGAGATATACAACTTTTTGGCATTTGATATGTTTGATAAACTATTTGGTCTACTTTTAACCAAAATTATGGATAAGCCACTATCTAGAGCGGCCTACTCAACGGGCTTAGGAATTTACTTTTACTATGCGATAATTATGTCAACAAACTagttaagtaaatataaatttaaaaacattttttagtCGGACCTAATACTAATCAAATATCGACTTATGCGGATCGATACATATGGACCAAAACGGACCTTACATTATTGTTTGATTTAATAATTGTGAATGTTTATTAAAGACCAAATTATACATAAGAGGGCACAATATTGTAAGATTTTCACACCGTGATTAGGAGATAGCGTGTCGGGTTGCGGTGGCAACaccacaccaccaccaacatGGTCTTTTAAATAATATCAGTGAACATCGTACGTGTTAAAGCGGTCCATATAGTGGTGTCAATTTGACAACTTAGTGACGAGCGTGTAACATGCCATATGTCTAGTTTTAACTACTAGCAagcttttttatatatgttattcatCCAACATGATTTGACAAAACGTTAAGCTCAAATGAATGACAAAAAACCAACCTTTGGCCTAGCTAGCTGGTACAACAAGTATAATATTGTTTAGTAGGAAGCACTTGATCAACCACAACTACTATTTCTTTTCTCCGATCAAGATTTGGATTTGATTCATTCTTCTTGGCCTCAAGGCTTTTAAGGCTTGctatttcatatattttagtGATCATTTGGAGAAATGCATCTTCTACATTCAAGTTCTCCTTTGCAGAGGTTTCCATGAAGCATAAATTCTCTAGTTGCGCAAGCTTTTGTCCGTCTTCGACACCAACTTCCCTCAAATCATCCAAATCTGACTTGTTGCCAACAAGAACGATTACCATGTCGCGGTTCCCAAATTCTCGAAGTTCATGTAGCCATTTCTTTAGATTCTCAAAGGTCCCCTGCCTAGTGATGTCATACACCAGCATTGCACCTAGTGCTCCACGGTAATATGAACTTGTTATTGCTCTAAACCTGTAGTTGAAGCATTTCAAGAATCAATGGAAGCTAGAGATCGATAATGGAACAATAACTGATCCAACAGTTTTATTTTAATGAGTTCCTTTTTAAGGAAAGTCGGATTCTAAACCCAAAAACAACTAACCTAATGCATTTCTAAATCTGTCCAACCCTTACATATGTTTTAAGTTATTGTACTGCACAACATTTTAAAGCATAATATTCACGAGTAGAAAAGTTCGATCTACAGTGTAATGCCATGTGTGATTGTAGTTTGGAACATAAATAGCAAAGCGGGCCGGATATTTTTAACCTAAAAACTTCACTGAATAGACTGTGTTCGTGTAA harbors:
- the LOC122605676 gene encoding ras-related protein RABA6a-like produces the protein MMDNTSSLDEDECDYLFKTVLIGDSAVGKSNLLSRFAKDEFYLDSKPTIGVEFAYRNAKVGDKIIKAQIWDTAGQERFRAITSSYYRGALGAMLVYDITRQGTFENLKKWLHELREFGNRDMVIVLVGNKSDLDDLREVGVEDGQKLAQLENLCFMETSAKENLNVEDAFLQMITKIYEIASLKSLEAKKNESNPNLDRRKEIVVVVDQVLPTKQYYTCCTS